In a single window of the Cygnus olor isolate bCygOlo1 chromosome 5, bCygOlo1.pri.v2, whole genome shotgun sequence genome:
- the SAV1 gene encoding protein salvador homolog 1 isoform X2 encodes MCFLLTSSYSKWLAKYLSKFHDFSKAAFHRHSSLKSCCLSLHDSILHIFIFSFSLDLFLINKLVLVVFLRNVFQLFPSFVCLATSVQFLDFFFNLIFFPSVHVKLNSKRLYLSFLDISFLSSRLKVLGGLWLKLYLQYRLELTCNQDLRVICTCLSGIGRVAATSLGNLTNHSSEDLPLPPGWSVDWTIRGRKYYIDHNTNTTHWSHPLEREGLPPGWERVESAEFGVYYVDHINKRAQYKHPCAPSVPRYDQPPPVTYQPQQAERSQPLLVPANPYHTAEIPDWLQVYARAPVKYDHILKWELFQLADLDTYQGMLKLLFMKELERIVKLYEAYRQALLTELEHRKQRQQWYAQQHGKNF; translated from the exons atgtgctttttattgACATCTTCATACTCAAAGTGGTTAGCAAAGTATTTAAGCAAgtttcatgatttttcaaaagctgccttTCATAGGCATTCCTCCTTGAAGTCATGTTGTCTCTCTCTGCATGATTCAATTCTCcatatcttcattttctcattctcattagatttatttttaattaacaaactAGTGCTAGttgttttcctgagaaatgtttttcagttatttcctaGTTTTGTATGTTTAGCTACCTCTGTGcaatttcttgattttttttttaatttaattttttttccaagtgtccATGTCAAACTTAATTCTAAGAGACTTTACCTGTCTTTCCTCGacatctctttcctctcttctagGTTAAAGGTTTTGGGAGGTCTGTGGTTGAAGTTATACCTACAGTATAGATTGGAACTAACTTGTAACCAAGACCTCAGAGTTATTTGTACCTGTTTGAGCG GCATCGGGAGAGTTGCTGCTACATCTCTAGGAAATTTAACCAACCATAGTTCTGAAGACTTGCCTCTTCCTCCTGGCTGGTCAGTGGACTGGACTATTAGAGGAAGGAAATACTATATAGATCATAACACTAATACAACTCATTGGAGCCACCCACTCGAGCGTGAGGGACTGCCTCCGGGATGGGAGAGAGTCGAGTCAGCAGAATTTGGAGTGTATTATGTGGATCACATCAATAAAAGAGCTCAGTACAAACATCCTTGTGCTCCCAG CGTTCCCCGTTACGACCAGCCTCCCCCGGTGACTTACCAGCCCCAGCAGGCGGAGCGAAGCCAGCCCCTTCTGGTCCCTGCGAATCCCTACCACACCGCAGAGATTCCGGACTGGCTGCAGGTCTACGCCAGGGCTCCTGTGAA GTACGACCACATCCTGAAGTGGGAGCTCTTCCAGCTCGCGGACCTGGACACGTACCAGGGCATGCTGAAGCTGCTCTTCATGAAAGAACTGGAACGGATCGTTAAGCTGTACGAGGCGTACAGGCAGGCCCTCCTCACCGAGCTGGAGCATCGcaagcagaggcagcagtggTATGCCCAGCAGCACGGCAAGAATTTCTAA
- the SAV1 gene encoding protein salvador homolog 1 isoform X1 → MLSRKKTRTELSKPGEVQGKYVKKETSPLLRNLMPSFIRHGPTIPRRTDICPPDSTPAYAAGGDGIVSRNQSFLRTPVQRPPHEIMRRESNRLSAPSYLARSLADVPREYGSSSQSFLTEANSVMENGDAGARCYYYDHFYDAQRRRQLNDRLHEDYRYYEHNSDLFQRMSQNHGRHTSGIGRVAATSLGNLTNHSSEDLPLPPGWSVDWTIRGRKYYIDHNTNTTHWSHPLEREGLPPGWERVESAEFGVYYVDHINKRAQYKHPCAPSVPRYDQPPPVTYQPQQAERSQPLLVPANPYHTAEIPDWLQVYARAPVKYDHILKWELFQLADLDTYQGMLKLLFMKELERIVKLYEAYRQALLTELEHRKQRQQWYAQQHGKNF, encoded by the exons ATGCTGTCGCGGAAGAAGACCCGCACGGAGCTCTCGAAGCCCGGCGAGGTGCAGGGCAAGTACGTGAAGAAGGAGACGAGCCCGCTGCTCCGCA ATCTGATGCCTTCATTTATCCGCCATGGTCCAACCATTCCAAGACGAACTGATATCTGTCCTCCTGACTCCACTCCTGCGTATGCTGCTGGGGGAGATGGAATTGTTTCCAGGAATCAGAGCTTCCTTCGAACTCCAGTGCAGAGGCCACCTCATGAAATAATGAGACGTGAAAGCAACAGACTGTCTGCACCCTCCTATCTTGCTAGAAGCTTAGCTGATGTCCCTAGAGAATATGGCTCTTCCTCCCAGTCCTTTTTAACAGAAGCTAATTCTGTTATGGAAAATGGAGACGCGGGCGCCCGTTGCTACTATTACGATCACTTTTATGATGCCCAAAGGAGACGTCAGTTAAATGACCGCTTGCATGAGGACTACAGGTATTACGAACACAACAGTGATCTTTTCCAGAGGATGTCCCAGAATCATGGGAGGCACACTTCAG GCATCGGGAGAGTTGCTGCTACATCTCTAGGAAATTTAACCAACCATAGTTCTGAAGACTTGCCTCTTCCTCCTGGCTGGTCAGTGGACTGGACTATTAGAGGAAGGAAATACTATATAGATCATAACACTAATACAACTCATTGGAGCCACCCACTCGAGCGTGAGGGACTGCCTCCGGGATGGGAGAGAGTCGAGTCAGCAGAATTTGGAGTGTATTATGTGGATCACATCAATAAAAGAGCTCAGTACAAACATCCTTGTGCTCCCAG CGTTCCCCGTTACGACCAGCCTCCCCCGGTGACTTACCAGCCCCAGCAGGCGGAGCGAAGCCAGCCCCTTCTGGTCCCTGCGAATCCCTACCACACCGCAGAGATTCCGGACTGGCTGCAGGTCTACGCCAGGGCTCCTGTGAA GTACGACCACATCCTGAAGTGGGAGCTCTTCCAGCTCGCGGACCTGGACACGTACCAGGGCATGCTGAAGCTGCTCTTCATGAAAGAACTGGAACGGATCGTTAAGCTGTACGAGGCGTACAGGCAGGCCCTCCTCACCGAGCTGGAGCATCGcaagcagaggcagcagtggTATGCCCAGCAGCACGGCAAGAATTTCTAA